The nucleotide window AGCGCGCCGAGCAGGACCGGCCCGAGCACCACCACGAGGAAGGCTGCTGTCAACCGCCCGCGTAGCGTCACTCGGTCCCCCCGGAAGTTCCGCCTCCGTTGCTTGCGATGCTGACACAGAGCAACCGTGGGAGAGGCGTTGCGTCAGGAGTGTTGCGTGCCGGAATTTTCTGATGAAGCGGAAGTGACCCGAATGGCGAAGCGGGACACCCGCGTCGAGCTGCTCGCTCGCCGCCGGTCGCTGCCCGCCCCGACGAGGGCGGCCGCCGCCGGGCGCGTGCAGGCCGAGCTTGTCGCTCTGGTACACCGGCTGCGCCCACAGCTGATGACGGCGTACGTGCCGGTCGGCTCGGAACCGGGCGGGGCCGACCTGCCCGAGGTACTACGGGCGGCCCTGCCGGCGGACGCCGAGTTGCTGCTGCCGGTGCTCCTGGCCGACCTGGATCTGGACTGGGCGGCGTATACCGGGCCGGCTGCCTTGATCGCGGCGGGTCGGGGTATCCGAGAACCAGCCGGCGCCCGTCTCGGGGTGGCCGCCGTGGCGCACGCGGGGCTGGTGGTCGTACCGGCCCTCGCGGTCGACCACCACGGTCGGCGGCTCGGGCGCGGCGGCGGCTCGTACGACCGCGCCCTCGCCCGGGTACCCGAGGCAACCCTGACGGTGGTGCCCCTGCACGACGGTGAGCTGGTCGAGGCGCTGCCGGCGGAACCACACGACCGTCGGGTGCGCGCGGTCGTCACTCCCGCCGACGGGGTGCGTACGCTTGACGGCGGCCCGGGTGCGGCGCACGGTGTCGCGCCCCACACGTCCGCTGGACGAACCCGGGCCGAATGACGCACCATTGGCACTCGAATAGGTCGAGTGCCAACTGGCCGAGCCCAGATCCGGAGGAGAACGTGCCCACGTACCAGTACGCCTGCACCACGTGCGGTCACCAGCTCGAGGCGGTGCAGTCCTTCTCTGACGAGCCGCTGACCGAGTGCCCGGCGTGTCAGGGGCGGCTGCGCAAGGTCTTCAACTCGGTCGGCATCGTCTTCAAGGGTTCGGGCTTCTACCGCACCGACTCCCGGGCGTCCGGCTCCGAGACGACGGCCGGCGGCACGGCCACCAAGCCGGCGAAGTCCGAGTCGTCCTCGGGTGACAGCTCGTCCTCGTCGTCCTCTTCGGGGTCCTCGTCCGGGTCGTCCTCGGGTTCGTCGTCCTCCTCGGGGTCGTCTTCCGGGTCGTCTGGGTCGTCCTCGGGTGGATCGGGCGGCGGCGGCAAGGCGGCGGCGGCAAGCTCCGCGTCCTGATCGTCGAAGGCCCGACCCCACGGGTCGGGCCTCGGTCCACTCGGTGCCGTAGCAGATCGAACCGACAGATGGGCGTTTTCCACAGGCCGGGCGGTTGTCCACAGGCGTCGTCCGTGGGTCGGCTGCGGCGGTGGGAACTGCCTAGCCTCCCGTCCATGGGTGCCACCGCGGCGCTCGGGGACGGAAGGCGGCAGCGCGATGGTCGATCCGGAATCCGCGCGGGCGTTGCGCCCGCTGCGTCAGCTCACTCTGCCCGGCGGGCGCACCCTGCTCCGGGCCGGCCTGATCGCCGCGCTGCTCGGCCTGGCCGCCGCAGTCCTGCACACCCCGGCCGGATGCCCGCCGACAGCCGTCCCCTCCGACACACCGTCCTCGCCGGTCAGCATGGCCCGGCAGGTCGGCGAGGGCCGATCGGCCGACTCCAGGACAGGCTCTCCCGATCTGTCGGAGCTGCGGGGGTCAGTCCCAGTGCGGGGGGCGTTCGGCGAGTAGCCAGTCGTCGTTGCCGCCCGACCGCTCGCCCCAACCACTGTCGGTGTCGTCAGAGGTCTGCTCGGGCAGCACCTTGAAGTCTTCGCTCAGGTCGACGGCGCGGTCATCGTCTCCACGTGCGCCGCGCGTGCCGGGGTCTTCGGTGCTCACGAGCGGCAAGACTAGCGCAGCCACGGTCGGCGGACCGGGCCGCCGACCGTGGGCTCGCCGGCTAGGGCCTGTGTCAAAGCCCTCGGTCGAGCAGAGGCGGAGTCCAGGCGGCGGTCCGGCAAGGCGGAAGTTCGTCCGGATACCGGTGTTGTATCCGGACGAACTTCCAACGCGGACGGTCGTCGTCTGGGCCCGCCGCAGGCCGGCCAGGGGCTTTGACACAGGCCCTAGAAGCGACCGGACCACGGGCGGCGTTGGTAGCGTCGGACGGCGTGACGACCCCCAGCGGTGGCAGCACCCCGGACGACTACTGGCGACGGCCCGACACCGGCGACGACGCGGTGGCGGACCAACCTCCCGCCGCCCCCGCGACCACACCACCGACCGGGCCCACCAGCCAACCGCCGACCGGGCCCAGCAACCCACCGCCGAGCGAGCACGCCGGCCCCGCACCGACCGGGTCTACCAGCGGGTACTCCGGCCCGCCGCCGAGCCTGCCGCCGCCGGCGGGTTGGCGTCCACCCGTACATCTGCAGCCGGCGCCGCCGCGACAGCTGCCGCCGCAGGACATGGCCGACCTGGACGCGGTCGAGCAGCGCTCGCAGCGGGTCACCTACGGCTTCGGCGCGGCGGCCGGCGTGGTGTTGCTTGTTCTGCTCTGTCTGCTCTGCTCGCGAGTCATCTTCTGATGCCCGACCCCACCTGAGGGGCAGCAGCTCAGAGGGTGGTGCCCCAGACGGCCTCGGCGCCGGAGTGGCCGGTCAGGGAGACGTAGACCAGGGCGGCGATGGCGAGCCCCACGGCCGCTACCGCCAGCACCGGGATGACCAGCGCGGGTAGCTGCGGCACCCGGGGGTGTCCACTGGTTGCCACGAGCAGCAGGATGGCCACGATCCCGAGCGGCACCACGATGCGGAACAGGATGTCGCCGTAGCGGGAGTGCTCGAAGATCTGATCGAGGATCGGCCCCTGGAAGCCCCGGGCTACCAGCGCGTCGGTGAGCGCCTCACCCGACTTGACCGCGACGTAGGCGGTCACCGGCGCGGCCACGGCGAGGAGGCCCAGGGCCCAGTCCAGCCGGTGCCGCCACCGCGGCAGCCCCACGTACGCGATGGCCAGCACCGCCAGCAGCGGCACGAACACGATGACCGCGTGGACCATCAGGGCGTGTACCGGTAGACCCAGGATCTCCTCGAACATCGAACCCTCCAGGTGGATCATGGTCAGGGGTGATCAGCCTATGGTCCGCCGATCGTCCCCAGGCTCTCGACCGGACACACGCGCGCCACGTCGATCGGGTTCACTCTCCGGGCCGTACTCCCGATCTTGCCGGCCTGTGTCGGTGACCACCCGGAGCGGGCGACGGTTGTCGATGCTGATCGGGCGTGTTGTCATTGGCGAGTGTCCGGTGCCGAGGAGCTGCTGCGATCGAGGGGCCTGCGTGTCACGCGGCCACGCCTCGCGGTGCTCGACGTGCTGGCCGGAGGCGGTCACCTGGAGGTCGACGAGATCACCCGACGGGTTCGGGAACGCCTCGACTCGGTCTCCACCCAGGCGGTCTACGACGTGCTGGGCGCGCTGTCCCGGGCCGGGCTGTCGCGGCGGATCGAGCCGGCGGGCAGTCCCGCCCGCTACGAGGCGCGGGTGGGCGACAACCACCACCACGTGGTCTGCCGCGGGTGCGGCGAGATCGCCGACATCGACTGCGCGGTGGGCAGCGCCCCGTGCCTGGAGCCGAACGTCGCGCACGGGTTCGAGGTGGACGAGGCCGAAGTGACCTTCTGGGGTCTCTGCCCGGGCTGCCGGGCCCGCCGCTCCGCCGACGTCTGACAGGTGGTTCAGGCGGTTCGGGCGCGGCACCGGCGGCACGTGACCGGCGAGGCCGGCCGGGCCGTGGCACTCTTGGGCGGTGGACTCCGATGACCTCGGCCTCTTCGGTCCGGGTTCGGTCACGTGGAAGGTGCACGACGAGCCGATCCTGATCGTCGCCGGCCTGCGCTCCCTCTTCCTCCAGGCGTTGCACCCGCGGGCCATGGCCGGGGTCGCGCAGAACAGCAACTACCGCACGGACGCCTGGGGCCGGCTGCTCCGCACCGCCACCTACGCGGCGACCACCGTCTACGGCACCACCGCCGAGGCGGAGGCCGCCGGGGCCCGGCTGCGCCGCCTGCACGACCGGCTGCGGGCCACCGACACGCTCACCGGTGCGGAGTTCCGGATCGACGAACCGGACCTGCTGCGCTGGGTGCACGTGACCGAGGTCGAGTCGTTCCTGAGCACGGCCCGACGCGCCGGGCTGCCGCTGACCGACGACGAGGTGGACGGCTACTACACCGAGCAGCGCCGCGCCGCCGCCCTGGTCGGCCTGGACCCGGCCACCGTCCCGGGCACCGCCGCCGAGGTCGCGGACTACTACGAGGCCGTACGGCCACAGTTGCGGATGACCCGGGAGGCCGCCGAGACGGCGGTGTTCCTCACCGCCCCGCCGCTGCCGTGGAAGCTCAGCCTGCCGGTCCGGTTGGGGCTCACTCTGGGCCCGCCGCGCTGGGCGTACCTGGGGATCGCCGGCACCGCGTTCGCGCTGTTGCCGACGTGGGCGCGCCGGATGTACGGAGGTCTCGGTCTACCGACCACCGCGCTGTCGGCGGATCTGAGCGTGCGCGCGCTGCGGCTCGCGCTCGCTGCCGTCCCCCGCCGCTACCTGGAGGGGCCGTTGATCCAGGCAGCCAAGGAGCGGGCCGCGCGGCACGCCGCTGCCTCGCTGGCCGGCTGACCCGACCCTCCCCGGGGGAGATCAGCCGTCGGCAGGCCGGTCCATGGCCGCCCACGGCTCCTTGCCCGGCACCTGCGCGCCGGTCGGGCAGTGCCGCCGAAAGTCGCACCATCCACAGCGCGGGCCGGGTGCCACCGGGAACGCCTCGTCCGCGTCGGCGCCGTCCGCGACCGCCCGTTCGGCGGCCATGATGTCGCGGGCTGTCTCCTCCGCGCGGGTCAACTGCCGGGCCAGCGACTCGACTGTGTGGTCGTGGGCGGCGACCGTGCCGGTCGGCAGGTGGTGCAACTCCACCCGGCGGCACGGCTTGCGGAACACCCGCTCGGCCGCGTACGCGTAGAGCGCCAACGCCTGCGAACCCCGGGCGTCGTCCGTGTCCAGACCGGTGCGACCGGTCTTGTAGTCGACGATGACCAGCTCGGGCCCTTCCGGCCCGGGTCGCGAGTCGATCCGGTCGGTGCGGCCGTTGAACGCCAGCACCGCGGTCTTGACCGCCACCACCCGCTCCACGCCGAGCGGGTCGGAATCCGGCTCCAGCGTCTCGACGTACGACTCCAGCCAGCCCAACGCCCGCCGGTAGGCGGCCCGCTCCTGCTCGTCGTCGCGGTAGCCCTCGCGGACCCAGGTGCCCTTGAGCAGCGTGGCCAGCGCCTCGGGGCGCCGCCGGTCGGCGGGCAGCGCATACCAGTTTTTCAGCGCGGTGTGCACGCTGGCGCCGAGCGAGTTGTGCGCCCACGGCGGGCCCTTGGGCGGGGCGGGCCGGTCGACGTAGGAGTAGCGGTAGCGACGCGGGCAGTCCGCGTACGCGCCGAGCTTGCTCGGGGTGCAGACGAACAGCCGCTCCGGCATGCCCTCGAAGCCAAGTTGCTCGGCGTCGCCGGCGCGCTGCCGGGGGGCCCGGCCGCCGGCGGCCGGCCGCCCCGCTGATGAGGATCGTCGCACGCCTGCGATCCTGCCATCCGCCCCCGACATCGCGCGCGTGCCGTCAGGCCATGTTGACGTACTGCGTGACGAAGGCGGCCACCGCGTCGGCGATGAGCTGCACGGCGATCGCGGCCAGCAGCAGGCCGGCGATCCGGGTCAGCACCTCGATCCCGCCCGGCCGGAGGATCTTCACGATGCCACCGGAGAAGCGCAGGACGATCCAGACGGCGACCATCACGGCGAGGATCGCCACGGCGATGGCGGTGAACTCTCCCAGCCCGTCGGCCTGCTGGACGAAGAGCATGGTGGCCACGATGGCACCCGGCCCGGCCAGCAGTGGCGTGCCCAGCGGCACCAGCGCGATGTTGGAGGTGACCTGTTGGCTCGGGTCGTCGGCCTTGCCGGTCAGCAGTTCCAGGGCGACGAGTACGAGCAGCAGCCCGCCGGCCGCCTGCAACGCCGGCAGGTCCACGTGCAGATAGTCGAGCAGGGTCTGCCCCGCCACCGCGAAGATCACGATGACGCCGAGCGCCAGCGCGACGGCCTGCCAGGCTGCCCGGTTGCGGTCGCGGGCGGGCAGCGGGCCGGTCAACGCCAGGAAGATCGGCATCATGCCCGGCGGGTCGGTGATCACCAGCAGGGTCACGAAAACCTCGCCGAACAGCTTCAGATCCACGTGATCAACCTAGCCGCGCCGCGATGGGCGAAATACCCGGATCAGCCCGAAGCGACCTCGGTCACCCCGTCGGCGACGATCCGCTCGTACGCCTCGACGCTGGTGCTGAACGCGCCGAGCTGAACGGTCTTGTGGGTGCCGTGAAAGTCCGACGAGCCGGTGACGAGCAGACCCAGCTCGGCGGCGAGCGCCCGTACGTGTTCCCGCTCGGCCGGGCTGTGGTCCTCGTGGTCGACCTCGAGCCCGGCCAGCCCGGCGGCGGCCAGCTCGGCGATCACCTCGTCGGGTACCACCCGGCCGCGGCGGGTGGCCCGCGGATGGGCGAAGACCGGCACACCTCCGGCCGCCCGGACCAGTCGAATGGCCCGGAACACGTCGATGTCCTCCTTGGGCAGCCGGTACCGCTCGCCCAGCCAGTTCGGGCCGAACGCCTCCCGGACGCTGTCGACCAGGCCGGCGCGGATCAGCGCCTGTGCGAGGTGCGGGCGTCCCACGGTGCCGCCACCCGCGCCGGCCAGGATGTCCGGCCAGTTCACGTCGATGCCGTCGGCCCGCAGGAGGCCGACCATCCGTTCGCCGCGCTCTTCCCGGGCGGCCCGGACCCGGGCCAGCTCGGCCACCAGCTCAGGGTGGTCCGGGTCGAACAGGTACGCGAGCAGGTGCAGCGGCACCGCTGGCTGCTCGCCGGACCAGCGACACGACAACTCCGCACCCCGGACCAGACGCAGACCTGGCGGCAGCGCGCCCACGGCCGGGGCCCAACCGGCGGTGGTGTCGTGATCGGTGATCGCCAGCACGTCCAGCCCGGCGTCGACGGCCGCGCCGACCAGCTCGGCCGGGGTCAGCGTGCCGTCGCTGGCCGTCGAGTGGGCGTGCAGGTCGATCCGGGGGGCGGAGCCGGTACGCGAGGTCACCGCCCGACGCTACCGAGGAAACAGTGAGCACGGCTCATGTGGGTCGCCCAGTTCACCCGGGGATCAGAAGGTCCTTCACCAGGATCGGCTGGTCTCCGGTCGGCACGCCGGGCACCGCGGTGGGGCTGGCGGGCTTTCCCGCCCGCACCTGGCCGACGTCGACCCGGACCAGCTCGCCGGTGCCGTCGAGGTAGGAGGCGTGGGCCTCGTTGCTCCACACGATCGCCCCGGTCATCGGCGGCCCGGCCGCAACGGCGGTCGTAGCCGGCCCGAGCCGCTGCAGGTCGACCAGCAGGGACCGGCCGGCCTTGCCGATCTCCCCGTTCACCAGCAGCCACCGCCCGTCCGGCGAGACTCCGCCGATGCCGTCCTGGCTCAGGTCGGGACCGCAGCCGGTGCGTACCGGGTCCAGCTGACGGGTCGGGGCGAGTACGGCGAGGCAGGTCCGGCCCGGCTCGGTGGTGACCTGGCCGACGAGCCGCCCGTCGGGTAGCCGCCCGTAGACGTTGAGGCTCTTGCGGTCGAGGGCTTCGGGCAACGACCCCGCACCGGGCCGCCAGAGGGTGTGACCGGCGCCGGCCGGGTCGAGTCGGACCAGCACGCTGTCGCCGACGAACCGGACGGGCTCCGCCGCCGCGGGTACCGGGGTGCGTACCGCCCCGATGAGTTGGGTGCCGGCCACGCCCGCCACCAGCAGATCGCCTCCGTCGCGCCAGGCGACCTGGAGGCTGTCCGGGGCCAGGACGATGGCGCCCGCCCCGGCCAGCAGCACCTGCACCAGGCCGTCGTCCTGCACCACCCACAGGCTGCGCCCTGCGGTGCTCTGCGCGCCGACCACCAGCCAACCGCCGCCGCCGGGCAGGGGCTGGGCGCGTTCGGCCGGCCCCACGTCGGGCAGCACCAGCCGCCGCCCGTCGGCGCTGATCAGCGTCTCGCCGACCAGAGGAGAGGTCGACGTCTCGGGTGAGGGGGCCGGGCCGGGAATGTTGGCCGTCGGGAGCGGTCGGCTGGTCGGGTCCGGGTCGCCGATAACCACGATGGGCGAACCGTCCCGCCTGGTCTCGGCACCGAGCTGGACCATGCCGGCGCTGAGCAGCACGGTGGTGACCGCCGCGAGGGCGACGCCGACCGCGGTGCGTCGACGCCGGATTCGGTTCGCGCGGCGAATGGCCTGCCCCGCCGGGTCGACGCTCAGTGGGCGGGCAAGAGCGACCTGGCGCGAGAGTGTCTCCCGCACCGCACCTTCCACCTCGTCAGGCCGCACCTGGTATGAACGCCGTGGACCGTCCGTCAGGTTGTCGCGCCGGCCTGGGACCTCACTCACTGCTGTTCCCCGGAGCCCGTGCCGACGGGCACGGCCGCCGGGGCGGTGGGCAGCACGACCTGCGGGGTGATCGGACGCGGCGCGGCGGGGCGCGGAGCGGCCACGCGGGGCACCTGTCGGCCAGCCGCCCGCCCCGGCCTGGGTGTCGCAGCGGCACCGGTCGCGCCCGCCCCACCATCGGCGGCGGCCGAGCGGCCGGCGATACCGGCTGCGGCGGCGAGGTCCGCCGCGTCCGCGCCCAATCGACGACGCAGCGTGGCCAGTGCCCGGGACGCCTGGCTCTTCACCGTGCCCGGTGAAATGTCCAGCATCGCGGCGGTCTGCGCCTCCGACATGTCCTCGTAGTAGCGCAGCACCAGCACTGCCCGCTGCCGGTTGGGCAGCTCCCGGAGATGCCGCCAGAGCAGGTCACGGTCGAGTTGCTGCTCGATCTCGTCGACACCGGCCCGCTCGGGCAGCACCTCGGTCGGGCGTTCGCCGTGCCAGCGCCGCCGCCACCAACTGGTCGACGTATTGACCAGCACACGTCGGGCGTACGGCTCGACCGCCTCGATTCCGCCGAGCCGCTTCCACGCGAGGTAGGTCTTGGTCAGCGCCGTCTGGAGCAGGTCCTCGGCCGTGGCCCAGTCCCCGGTGAGCAGGTAAGCGGTGCGTAGGAGCGCGGCGGAGCGGGCCGCAACGAACTCGCGGAACTGCTCCTCCAACGAGTCCTTGCTCGCCACCGCCCACCTCCACACCCCTGCCGTCCTGGCAGAGTGCCACGTCAGAGGCGCTCTGGTCCATGACGAAAGGTGCGCACTTGCTCCGATGTTCGGTCGAAAACCTTCACGCCCCGTCGTCGGCCTTGGCCTCGTCGGCCTCCTTGCCGAGCCGTGCCTCGACCGCCTGCGGCTCGTACATCTCCTCGACGACACGCAGGTAGAGCTCGTTCGGGTTGGGCAGATTCTTGATCTCGCGGAGCGCCTGCTCCTGGCCGGCGGACTCCAGCACGAAGGTGCCGTAGTTGAGCGCGCGGCCGGTCGGCGACTGCTCGTACTTCATGTCGGTGACCCGGACCAGCGGCATCATCGCCACCTTGCGGGTGACGATGCCGTTGACCACCATGACCCGCTTGTTGGTCAGGATGAACCGGTCATACCACC belongs to Micromonospora ureilytica and includes:
- a CDS encoding oxygenase MpaB family protein, with translation MDSDDLGLFGPGSVTWKVHDEPILIVAGLRSLFLQALHPRAMAGVAQNSNYRTDAWGRLLRTATYAATTVYGTTAEAEAAGARLRRLHDRLRATDTLTGAEFRIDEPDLLRWVHVTEVESFLSTARRAGLPLTDDEVDGYYTEQRRAAALVGLDPATVPGTAAEVADYYEAVRPQLRMTREAAETAVFLTAPPLPWKLSLPVRLGLTLGPPRWAYLGIAGTAFALLPTWARRMYGGLGLPTTALSADLSVRALRLALAAVPRRYLEGPLIQAAKERAARHAAASLAG
- a CDS encoding MarC family protein — translated: MDLKLFGEVFVTLLVITDPPGMMPIFLALTGPLPARDRNRAAWQAVALALGVIVIFAVAGQTLLDYLHVDLPALQAAGGLLLVLVALELLTGKADDPSQQVTSNIALVPLGTPLLAGPGAIVATMLFVQQADGLGEFTAIAVAILAVMVAVWIVLRFSGGIVKILRPGGIEVLTRIAGLLLAAIAVQLIADAVAAFVTQYVNMA
- a CDS encoding 5-formyltetrahydrofolate cyclo-ligase; this encodes MPEFSDEAEVTRMAKRDTRVELLARRRSLPAPTRAAAAGRVQAELVALVHRLRPQLMTAYVPVGSEPGGADLPEVLRAALPADAELLLPVLLADLDLDWAAYTGPAALIAAGRGIREPAGARLGVAAVAHAGLVVVPALAVDHHGRRLGRGGGSYDRALARVPEATLTVVPLHDGELVEALPAEPHDRRVRAVVTPADGVRTLDGGPGAAHGVAPHTSAGRTRAE
- a CDS encoding PHP domain-containing protein, with the protein product MTSRTGSAPRIDLHAHSTASDGTLTPAELVGAAVDAGLDVLAITDHDTTAGWAPAVGALPPGLRLVRGAELSCRWSGEQPAVPLHLLAYLFDPDHPELVAELARVRAAREERGERMVGLLRADGIDVNWPDILAGAGGGTVGRPHLAQALIRAGLVDSVREAFGPNWLGERYRLPKEDIDVFRAIRLVRAAGGVPVFAHPRATRRGRVVPDEVIAELAAAGLAGLEVDHEDHSPAEREHVRALAAELGLLVTGSSDFHGTHKTVQLGAFSTSVEAYERIVADGVTEVASG
- a CDS encoding RecB family exonuclease; the protein is MSGADGRIAGVRRSSSAGRPAAGGRAPRQRAGDAEQLGFEGMPERLFVCTPSKLGAYADCPRRYRYSYVDRPAPPKGPPWAHNSLGASVHTALKNWYALPADRRRPEALATLLKGTWVREGYRDDEQERAAYRRALGWLESYVETLEPDSDPLGVERVVAVKTAVLAFNGRTDRIDSRPGPEGPELVIVDYKTGRTGLDTDDARGSQALALYAYAAERVFRKPCRRVELHHLPTGTVAAHDHTVESLARQLTRAEETARDIMAAERAVADGADADEAFPVAPGPRCGWCDFRRHCPTGAQVPGKEPWAAMDRPADG
- a CDS encoding DUF2231 domain-containing protein, with the translated sequence MFEEILGLPVHALMVHAVIVFVPLLAVLAIAYVGLPRWRHRLDWALGLLAVAAPVTAYVAVKSGEALTDALVARGFQGPILDQIFEHSRYGDILFRIVVPLGIVAILLLVATSGHPRVPQLPALVIPVLAVAAVGLAIAALVYVSLTGHSGAEAVWGTTL
- a CDS encoding SigE family RNA polymerase sigma factor; translated protein: MASKDSLEEQFREFVAARSAALLRTAYLLTGDWATAEDLLQTALTKTYLAWKRLGGIEAVEPYARRVLVNTSTSWWRRRWHGERPTEVLPERAGVDEIEQQLDRDLLWRHLRELPNRQRAVLVLRYYEDMSEAQTAAMLDISPGTVKSQASRALATLRRRLGADAADLAAAAGIAGRSAAADGGAGATGAAATPRPGRAAGRQVPRVAAPRPAAPRPITPQVVLPTAPAAVPVGTGSGEQQ
- a CDS encoding Fur family transcriptional regulator; translation: MSGAEELLRSRGLRVTRPRLAVLDVLAGGGHLEVDEITRRVRERLDSVSTQAVYDVLGALSRAGLSRRIEPAGSPARYEARVGDNHHHVVCRGCGEIADIDCAVGSAPCLEPNVAHGFEVDEAEVTFWGLCPGCRARRSADV